A portion of the Carya illinoinensis cultivar Pawnee chromosome 11, C.illinoinensisPawnee_v1, whole genome shotgun sequence genome contains these proteins:
- the LOC122282248 gene encoding uncharacterized protein LOC122282248 produces MEEHSSESHNQNQNSNPTKDPAHPSSPYYISTNDNTGSMLVTHSLDASNYYSWARSMKRALRIKNKLGFIDGSLCEPTDPNDPLMEHWLRCNNVVITWMQNTMALDIKCSIVYAETTHELWLEFEQHFAQQNAPRIFRSNKL; encoded by the coding sequence ATGGAAGAACACAGCTCAGAAAGCcacaatcaaaaccaaaactcaaacCCAACCAAAGACCCTGCTCATCCAAGCAGTCCATACTACATTAGCACAAATGATAACACTGGCTCCATGCTTGTTACTCATAGCTTGGATGCCAGTAACTATTACTCATGGGCTCGATCAATGAAGAGAgcattaagaataaaaaataagcttGGCTTCATTGATGGAAGTCTATGTGAGCCAACTGACCCAAATGACCCTCTCATGGAACATTGGTTGCGTTGCAATAATGTTGTAATCACTTGGATGCAAAATACCATGGCTCTTGATATCAAATGCAGCATAGTATATGCAGAAACAACACATGAACTTTGGCTTGAGTTTGAGCAACATTTTGCACAACAAAATGCACCTCGAATCTTTAGATCAAACAAGCTGTAA